In Methylomonas sp. MK1, the following are encoded in one genomic region:
- a CDS encoding uroporphyrinogen decarboxylase family protein — translation MTPLEILSAATTGSPAPRIPVFCNLPDHGARELAMTAKEYFSRGEYVADGQLRLLQRYGYDNIWSLHYVGKEAELLGCREILFADDGVPNVADFIIKNLDDIAKLEIPADITQQPAWQPVADSLKILRSEVGATHPICAYITASTTLPAILMGMDKWMELFLLGPFDVRDELLRKCSDFVQKEIAALRAFGANVLIYSTPFGSPYFVSRKQIEQIVMPWMRRDLLPGDNEDIVYYCGMAPFNDVIDLVFDELHIKTHHISPLADIAEAKRLINTRGLTCGVIDDIKMIHWSAEQTRAEVQRIVEIGKTGGHFLFGNGVMPLAVPEANIRAMVAAAFEYGRQP, via the coding sequence ATGACACCCTTGGAAATTCTCAGCGCCGCGACGACCGGCAGCCCCGCGCCGCGCATCCCGGTTTTTTGCAATCTGCCCGATCACGGCGCCCGGGAATTGGCTATGACCGCCAAGGAATACTTCAGCAGGGGCGAATATGTCGCCGATGGTCAATTACGCCTGTTGCAGCGCTACGGCTACGACAACATCTGGAGCCTGCATTACGTAGGCAAGGAAGCCGAATTGTTGGGGTGCCGGGAAATCCTGTTTGCCGACGACGGCGTACCGAATGTCGCCGACTTCATCATCAAAAACCTGGACGACATCGCCAAACTCGAAATTCCCGCCGACATTACCCAACAACCAGCCTGGCAACCCGTTGCCGACAGCCTAAAGATTTTGCGCAGCGAAGTCGGCGCCACGCATCCGATTTGCGCGTACATCACGGCCTCGACCACGTTGCCGGCTATCTTGATGGGCATGGATAAATGGATGGAGCTATTCCTGCTCGGGCCATTCGATGTCCGCGACGAATTGCTGCGAAAGTGCTCGGATTTCGTCCAAAAGGAAATCGCTGCGCTCCGCGCCTTCGGCGCCAATGTACTGATTTATTCCACGCCATTCGGCTCACCGTATTTCGTCAGCCGCAAACAAATAGAGCAAATCGTGATGCCCTGGATGCGGCGAGACCTGCTGCCTGGCGATAACGAAGACATCGTCTATTACTGTGGCATGGCGCCATTCAACGATGTGATCGACTTAGTTTTCGATGAACTTCACATCAAAACCCACCACATCAGCCCGCTCGCCGACATTGCCGAAGCCAAACGCCTGATCAATACTCGCGGCCTGACCTGCGGGGTAATCGACGATATAAAAATGATTCACTGGAGCGCCGAGCAAACCCGCGCCGAAGTGCAGCGTATTGTCGAAATAGGCAAAACCGGCGGCCATTTTTTGTTCGGTAACGGCGTAATGCCATTGGCAGTGCCCGAGGCCAATATTAGAGCCATGGTCGCTGCCGCATTCGAATATGGGAGACAGCCATGA
- a CDS encoding sensor histidine kinase, whose amino-acid sequence MTQAPSNQELQERVKQLETRVRKLSEEKANLYLILHMLELLNPIAGVEGLLESLMTALCGSLGGSNIEIYYLDAGTIHYANLAGDRQVIDHIDDPLINEVFQQRRFVEQATDSQHTLLRGMTPAIACTWVMPLQVGKELIGAIKMTDMLGSAQMRDYLSPFFSHMALILSNEIKTRIAESANQAKSNFLATMSHEIRTPLNGILGMAQLLSLPDCDPSRHQECARTILASGQTLLTLLNDVLDLSKIEANRLELVYSAAQPRQIITEVQSLFRESALQKNLQIETVWLGPCEQCYLLDQIRVRQMLSNLVSNAIKFTNHGAIQIQVTELRRQGSQAQLEFSVSDQGIGIAADQQSLLFKPFTQIDASSTRRYAGTGLGLSIVQRFAGLMQGEAGVESSPGMGARFWFKIRCDLVDCQLHNHNREQPRLLAPCAEIYSAAVKTGHYRDTPIHPEQPVFAVTNPAISKEDIALLHRNQEIRPLLDELDNLLAKNMFHAINHVKALQNLLRASAVEPRFSEIAQSVNEMKFDQARQQLRQLYSALGWDGVQTE is encoded by the coding sequence ATGACTCAAGCACCTTCCAATCAAGAGTTGCAGGAACGGGTCAAGCAATTGGAAACCCGCGTCCGCAAGCTTTCGGAAGAAAAGGCGAATCTATATTTGATTCTGCACATGCTGGAGCTGTTAAACCCCATCGCCGGCGTCGAAGGGCTGCTGGAGAGCTTAATGACTGCTTTGTGCGGCAGTTTGGGCGGCAGCAATATCGAAATTTATTATCTGGACGCGGGGACAATCCATTACGCCAATTTGGCCGGCGACCGCCAAGTTATCGACCATATCGACGACCCCTTGATCAACGAAGTTTTTCAGCAGCGCCGCTTTGTCGAACAAGCCACAGATTCTCAGCACACGCTGCTGCGCGGCATGACCCCGGCCATTGCCTGCACCTGGGTCATGCCCTTACAGGTGGGCAAAGAATTAATCGGCGCCATCAAAATGACTGACATGTTGGGCTCTGCGCAAATGCGCGATTATCTATCGCCGTTTTTCTCGCACATGGCGCTGATTTTAAGCAACGAAATTAAGACCCGCATCGCGGAAAGCGCGAATCAGGCCAAAAGTAATTTCCTGGCCACCATGTCGCACGAAATCCGCACCCCATTGAACGGTATCTTGGGAATGGCGCAACTGCTGAGTCTACCGGACTGCGACCCAAGCAGGCATCAAGAATGCGCCCGCACTATCCTCGCATCCGGACAAACCCTGTTAACCCTGTTAAACGATGTGTTGGATTTGTCCAAAATCGAGGCGAATCGGCTGGAGCTGGTTTACTCAGCCGCGCAGCCTCGGCAAATCATCACCGAAGTACAGTCGCTGTTCAGGGAAAGCGCGCTTCAGAAAAACCTGCAAATCGAAACCGTCTGGCTCGGCCCCTGCGAGCAATGCTATCTACTGGATCAAATCAGAGTCAGGCAAATGCTCTCAAATCTGGTCAGCAATGCCATCAAATTTACCAATCATGGCGCGATCCAAATCCAGGTAACGGAGTTGCGTCGGCAAGGTTCGCAAGCACAACTGGAATTTTCTGTGTCCGATCAAGGCATCGGTATTGCCGCCGACCAACAAAGCCTACTATTCAAACCTTTTACCCAAATCGACGCCAGTTCGACGCGGCGTTACGCCGGCACCGGCCTGGGCTTATCCATCGTCCAGCGTTTTGCCGGGCTGATGCAGGGCGAAGCCGGCGTGGAAAGTAGTCCCGGCATGGGCGCGCGGTTCTGGTTCAAAATTCGCTGCGACCTGGTTGATTGTCAACTGCATAACCACAATCGGGAACAACCGCGCTTACTCGCCCCGTGCGCGGAAATCTATTCCGCAGCAGTCAAGACCGGGCACTATCGAGATACGCCCATCCATCCGGAGCAACCCGTCTTTGCGGTGACCAACCCGGCAATCAGTAAGGAAGACATCGCCTTGCTGCACCGCAACCAAGAAATACGGCCGCTACTGGACGAACTCGACAACTTACTTGCCAAAAACATGTTCCATGCCATTAATCACGTTAAAGCATTGCAGAATTTACTGCGCGCTAGTGCGGTAGAACCGCGGTTTTCCGAAATAGCTCAATCGGTCAACGAAATGAAATTCGACCAGGCACGCCAGCAATTGCGGCAGCTTTATTCAGCCTTGGGTTGGGATGGAGTACAAACCGAATGA
- a CDS encoding DUF1638 domain-containing protein: MKTFAIQPENQTPLTMIGCGILRKEVDRLIAKNHWNVHTHYLDSALHNYLNRLSTELNQALEEREKLGEKTVVFYGGCHPLMEKYLEGHHTCRTQGQNCIVMLLGYELFMQELEKGAYFLLEDWALTWEPMITACFGANMTVIREIFHSSHKYILALRTPCNGDFSAAAETAARFVDLPLEWMDVGLEHLETVLADAIQRRLAAEQ; the protein is encoded by the coding sequence ATGAAAACCTTCGCGATACAGCCGGAAAATCAAACACCTCTGACCATGATAGGCTGCGGCATCTTACGTAAGGAAGTGGATAGATTAATCGCGAAAAATCACTGGAACGTCCACACCCATTATCTGGATTCGGCCTTGCACAATTACCTGAATCGTTTATCGACGGAATTGAATCAGGCATTGGAAGAGCGCGAAAAACTCGGCGAGAAAACCGTGGTGTTTTACGGCGGCTGCCACCCGTTGATGGAAAAATATCTGGAAGGCCACCACACCTGCCGTACCCAAGGCCAAAACTGTATTGTGATGCTGTTGGGCTACGAATTATTCATGCAGGAACTGGAAAAAGGCGCGTATTTTTTACTGGAAGACTGGGCCTTGACCTGGGAACCGATGATCACCGCCTGCTTCGGCGCGAACATGACGGTGATCAGGGAGATATTTCACAGTAGCCACAAATATATCCTGGCGCTGCGCACCCCGTGTAACGGCGATTTCAGCGCCGCCGCCGAAACCGCTGCGCGCTTCGTGGATTTGCCGCTGGAATGGATGGATGTCGGCCTGGAGCATTTGGAAACCGTTTTGGCCGATGCCATTCAACGCCGGCTTGCCGCGGAACAATGA